The following is a genomic window from Kineosporiaceae bacterium.
CGTTCACTGCTGCGGGTGACCTCGACCTGGACGGTGCCCAGGCACTCGCCGCCCACCTGGTCGCGACCGGCCACGACGGCATCGTCGTGTCGGGCACCACGGGGGAGTCGCCGACCACCAGCGACACCGAGAAGGATGCGCTGCTGCGCGCCGTCCTGGACGCCGTGGGTGAGCAGGCGACCATCGTGGCGGGCGTGGGCACCAACGACACCCGCCACACCATCGAGCTCGCCGAAGCGGCCGCCAAGGCCGGCGCTCACGGACTGCTCGTGGTCACGCCCTACTACAACAAGCCACCGGCCGAGAGCCTGGTCGCCCACTTCACAGCCGTGGCCGATGCCACCGACCTGCCGTGCATGCTCTACGACATCCCCGGCCGCGCCGGCGTGCGCATCTCCACGCCGGTGCTGCGGCGGCTCGCCGACCACCCCCGGATCACCGCCGTCAAGGACGCCACCGGCGACCTGGTGGCCGGCATGGAGGTGATGGCGAGCACCGACCTCGCCTACTACTGCGGGGACGACGCGTTGAACCTGCCGTGGTTGAGCGTGGGTGCCGTCGGGGTGGTGAGCGTGGTCGGCCATGTCGCCGGCGCCCGGCACGCGGCCCTGGTCGCCGCGGTCGATGCCGGTGACCTGGCGACGGCGCGGCAGATCAACGCCGGCCTGATCGGTCTGACCCAGGCCATCATGAGCCCGGCCTCGCAAGGGGCCATCCGCTCCAAGGCCGCCATGGAGCTGCTCGGCGTGATCGGCAGCCGTGCCACGCGCCTGCCCCTGCTGGCCGCCTCGCCGGCCGAGGTGGACGTCGTCCGACAAGCCCTGACAACTGCCGGGATGGTGCCGTCCTCGTGAGTCATCCGCATCCCGAGCTGGGTTCGCCGCCGCCGCTG
Proteins encoded in this region:
- the dapA gene encoding 4-hydroxy-tetrahydrodipicolinate synthase, translating into MSSTAAVPAAPASSVRRPFGSVLTAMVTPFTAAGDLDLDGAQALAAHLVATGHDGIVVSGTTGESPTTSDTEKDALLRAVLDAVGEQATIVAGVGTNDTRHTIELAEAAAKAGAHGLLVVTPYYNKPPAESLVAHFTAVADATDLPCMLYDIPGRAGVRISTPVLRRLADHPRITAVKDATGDLVAGMEVMASTDLAYYCGDDALNLPWLSVGAVGVVSVVGHVAGARHAALVAAVDAGDLATARQINAGLIGLTQAIMSPASQGAIRSKAAMELLGVIGSRATRLPLLAASPAEVDVVRQALTTAGMVPSS